The Roseicyclus marinus genome has a segment encoding these proteins:
- a CDS encoding DUF1330 domain-containing protein translates to MPGAFWIAHVTVSDDAAYAKYAALATKAIAEHGGEFLARGGRAIQKEGRAHPRNVVARFPSLEAANACYESATYQEALSHAQGASERDLVLVEALD, encoded by the coding sequence ATGCCCGGAGCGTTCTGGATCGCGCATGTGACCGTGTCGGATGATGCGGCCTATGCGAAATACGCAGCCCTTGCGACCAAGGCCATCGCCGAGCATGGCGGGGAATTCCTCGCGCGCGGGGGACGTGCGATCCAGAAGGAGGGCCGCGCGCATCCGCGCAATGTCGTGGCGCGGTTCCCGAGCCTCGAGGCGGCGAATGCCTGTTACGAAAGCGCCACCTACCAGGAGGCGTTGAGCCATGCGCAAGGCGCATCCGAACGCGACCTGGTGC